In Colletotrichum higginsianum IMI 349063 chromosome 1, whole genome shotgun sequence, one genomic interval encodes:
- a CDS encoding DNA replication complex GINS protein SLD5, producing the protein MDIDDILREVDPISHSIPSETRDLQALTRAWVAERSAPELLEWPADDLFERVNDRIKRQIEKVEDMTGDMDPKTNFALIVIQTELERFKFLVRSYLRARIAKIDKHALHYLSSPALRARLSSTELAYATRHQALLHNHYLSSFLSSFPTQLQNLNDTAGNISMIDGPDLDTAVFVRLLRDVDVQGRGTDSDGVVVGREGDILILRWSSAKPVVDAGDAELV; encoded by the exons ATGGACATCGACGATATCCTGCGCGAGGTCGACCCGATCTCGCACTCCATCCCCTCCGAGACGCGCGACCTACAGGCCTTGACGCGCGCCTGGGTGGCGGAGCGCTCCGCCCCAGAGCTTCTAGA ATggcccgccgacgaccttTTTGAGCGCGTCAACGACCGCATCAAGCGCCAGATCGAAAAAGTCGAGGACATGACGGGCGACATGGACCCCAAGACCAACTTCGCCCTCATTGTCATTCAGACTGAGCTCGAGCGCTTCAAGTTCCTCGTCCGGAGCTACCTCCGCGCCCGCATCGCAAAG ATCGACAAGCATGCCCTCCACTATCTTTCTTCGCCCGCCCTCCGCGCCCGCCTCTCCTCGACAGAGCTCGCCTACGCCACCCGACACCAGGCCCTCCTGCACAACCACTAcctctcctccttcctctcctccttcccgACCCAGCTCCAGAACCTCAACGACACGGCCGGCAACATCAGCATGATTGACGGCCCGGACCTCGAcaccgccgtcttcgtccgcCTGCtgcgcgacgtcgacgtccaGGGCAGGGGCACCGACTcggacggcgtcgtggtggggagggagggggacaTCCTGATCCTGCGGTGGTCCAGCGCCAAACCGGTCGTCGAcgcgggcgacgccgagcttgtttga
- a CDS encoding Pt repeat family protein, whose amino-acid sequence MAEPDLVRPSTSHSGASGFQRRFLLSSPGRPRTATGHSEPKLTSTPSPAGLAVRVCIKFQSSLDLTYERQYQSSHGFEPTDQICQALIRRLTHCSHELLTRRDSTALERTIPQIGEGKPLRFELVYHIYRGGPEPWATKTFKSYQKYPMDRPSAMEIARSTDRIIGSFLKLHDRAFRWMHGRTHERSSSDLEILKPLSNPVSLLHIPESRFVDTTQDWEFLPGYEITLSFRSRCKSRRQREWQRTITLKSKQSSPLTLSHGEDMAWVLSTAMQRALDARKMAFDRQHRSCNKFDLLDECRHSEQSAVHVGFQIRNQLGLDHRHLRRELDSNLLLFQHPDGLDCQQFLNQLEHAFGAVRDDTDRELSEMDDFRLTVYELSGRGWKAEKPFAVCLDSAACYSRRTVKAILDRVQTSVADILGGNDMSITLMAHKRGHLVFDKTLVARSPYYATGQRQDEDAETVKKHFVSKLRNRIQSDIAMVVKDTCSLSDSEPQNIRVIERPVPAANDPVEMEALPCSSPLAIPTPNGAAPASFDGSSFTESSEPSGLRGETLQGVGGVETTAESVNDTVGPSQQPETPVKAIGFRDEGDFSSRSRLSFSLTEDGETATYHSSSSTPSLVDGEVATPHDSLLVTPTFMRTLSGTPQHFPNIASSETSYTDLMEDSLAGPPTPTMQRFNGPRQFSLMGKGSRSVSRQSLVSIDSGSEQRSLTDSEASPSPASDDAVVQVEEVASESEVDPESAPARSPALPDANVEPATVEPVLEGWLEYCCVPVGAEEQAAELEPEPALKAEVPQNTQSTPEEPAIVITPAEIRPRPITPPRSFEGFLEYAIETIVEEEEGEEDSDAEFHDADSTSAMAVMSSPSSFATATEMGLNSPTNFEQGAPSPLILDSATPSPNLLDSASPCFDNLAKRESGRVVEDAASAHGSAVKADSCTSSTNTIEPTVSAPCVPEASEPPSLPEATKVSSPQVFEAALTPEASLILEPSEPCTFEAAEPCPALETTEPSLLLAEPPETTLDSSEEAPWAPSSLTLTECQSVSSGVSRMPTSDSAISFSDKDDEETRELSTPPPLMTETEDSDYSEPPEPVVPFSEHSVRDTDEADTAAIHDDMTPSMSLSHWSPRASFFLPDEASDSYFSHMRKLSIPRPLFSRPDSGVTPLGRSPFSHKRQFSSPTAGLFGLHEPRRLDIGLRGALLGFVALQKQGRLERRSSQVLLRLENDRGMVIVPGGSRRNSETRGIGGAGFLGLGNVYAL is encoded by the coding sequence ATGGCCGAGCCTGATCTCGTCCGTCCCTCAACGTCGCACTCCGGCGCCTCGGGCTTCCAGAGGAGGTTTCTTCTCTCCAGCCCGGGGCGGCCTCGAACCGCAACTGGCCACAGCGAACCGAAACTtacgtcgacgccgtcgcccgccgGCTTGGCCGTGAGAGTCTGCATCAAGTTTCAGTCGTCTCTGGACCTCACCTACGAGAGACAGTATCAGTCCTCCCATGGATTCGAGCCGACGGACCAAATATGCCAAGCCCTTATTCGCCGCCTAACACACTGCTCACATGAGCTGCTCACCCGCAGAGACTCGACCGCCCTCGAGCGGACCATTCCCCAGATTGGCGAGGGGAAGCCGCTGCGCTTTGAGCTGGTTTATCACATATACCGAGGAGGTCCGGAACCATgggccaccaaaaccttcAAGTCGTACCAGAAGTATCCTATGGACAGACCGTCCGCCATGGAGATCGCCCGCTCCACCGACCGTATCATCGGCTCGTTCTTGAAGCTTCACGATAGGGCTTTTCGATGGATGCACGGCAGGACCCACGAGCGGTCCTCGAGCGATCTGGAGATCCTTAAGCCCCTCAGCAACCCGGTCTCCCTCCTTCACATCCCCGAGTCGCGATTCGTCGATACGACGCAGGACTGGGAGTTTCTTCCCGGCTACGAGATCACGCTGTCTTTCCGCAGCCGATGCAAGTCACGCAGGCAACGGGAATGGCAACGAACCATCACGCTCAAGAGCAAACAGAGCTCTCCGCTGACGCTGTCCCATGGTGAGGATATGGCCTGGGTCTTGTCGACAGCAATGCAACGTGCCCTGGACGCCAGAAAGATGGCCTTTGACAGACAGCATCGGTCTTGCAATAAGTTCGATCTCCTAGACGAGTGCCGCCATTCCGAGCAGAGCGCCGTTCACGTCGGATTCCAAATACGAAACCAACTCGGACTGGACCACAGGCACCTGCGCCGCGAGCTCGACAgcaacctcctcctctttcaGCACCCTGACGGCCTCGACTGCCAGCAGTTTCTGAACCAGCTCGAACACGCCTTTGGCGCGGTCCGCGACGACACGGACAGGGAGCTGAGCGAGATGGACGACTTTAGGCTCACAGTCTATGAGCTGTCCGGGCGCGGTTGGAAGGCGGAGAAGCCATTTGCCGTGTGTCTCGACTCGGCGGCTTGCTATTCCCGGAGGACCGTCAAAGCCATCCTGGACAGAGTGCAGACGAGCGTTGCGGAtatcctcggcggcaacgacaTGAGTATCACCCTCATGGCTCACAAGCGTGGCCATTTGGTCTTTGATAAGACGCTCGTGGCCCGTTCGCCATACTACGCGACAGGGCAGCGccaagacgaagacgccgagacAGTAAAGAAGCATTTTGTCTCGAAACTCAGGAACCGAATCCAGTCCGACATTGCCATGGTCGTCAAGGACACGTGCTCTCTCTCCGACTCAGAGCCGCAGAATATCCGTGTCATTGAGCGGCCTGTCCCAGCAGCGAACGACCCTGTCGAGATGGAAGCTTTGCCTTGCAGCAGTCCGCTCGCCATCCCGACGCCCAATGGGGCCGCGCCGGCCTCATTCGATGGCAGCAGCTTCACTGAGTCGTCCGAACCTTCGGGTCTGCGAGGTGAAACGCTTCAGGGGGTTGGCGGGGTTGAAACGACGGCCGAAAGCGTCAATGACACCGTGGGGCCGTCGCAGCAGCCTGAAACCCCGGTCAAGGCAATCGGCTTCagggacgagggcgacttTTCTTCCCGAAGCCGTctgtccttctccttgaccGAGGACGGGGAGACTGCTACATAtcactcgtcgtcgtccacccCGAGTCTCGTCGACGGAGAAGTTGCAACGCCCCACGACAGCCTACTAGTCACGCCCACATTTATGCGAACGCTTTCTGGAACCCCTCAGCACTTCCCGAACATCGCGAGCTCAGAGACCTCGTATACTGACTTGATGGAGGATTCCCTGGCAGggccaccgacgccgacgatgcaGCGCTTCAACGGACCGCGGCAGTTCAGCCTCATGGGCAAAGGCAGCCGCTCCGTATCGCGGCAGTCTCTGGTGTCGATTGACTCGGGATCCGAGCAGCGGTCGTTGACCGACTCTGAAGCCTCCCCTTCGCCTGCATCTGATGACGCTGTCGTACAGGTCGAGGAAGTGGCGTCCGAGTCTGAGGTCGACCCCGAGTCCGCTCCCGCACGTTCGCCAGCGCTACCTGATGCAAATGTCGAACCAGCCACCGTAGAGCCTGTTCTCGAGGGCTGGTTGGAGTACTGCTGCGTCCCGGTTGGTGCTGAAGAGCAAGCGGCCGAAttggagccggagccggcgctCAAAGCTGAGGTGCCTCAAAACACCCAGTCAACGCCGGAAGAACCGGCGATTGTCATCACTCCTGCCGAGATCCGTCCCAGGCCAATCACTCCTCCGAGATCCTTTGAGGGCTTCCTGGAATACGCCATCGAAAccatcgtcgaggaagaagagggggaagaggatTCTGACGCAGAGTTCCATGACGCGGACTCCACGTCTGCCATGGCTGTCATGTCGAGCCCCTCAAGCTTCGCAACCGCCACGGAGATGGGCCTCAACTCCCCAACCAACTTCGAGCAGGgagccccctcccctctcatTCTCGACTccgcgacgccctcgcctaATCTCCTTGACTCCGCATCACCATGTTTCGACAACTTGGCGAAGCGCGAGTCTGGCCGTGTGGTTGAGGATGCTGCATCCGCTCATGGTTCGGCTGTCAAAGCCGATTCTTGTACGTCTTCCACTAACACGATCGAACCTACCGTTTCCGCTCCATGTGTTCCCGAGGCAAGCGAGCCTCCTTCTTTACCTGAAGCCACTAAGGTGTCTTCTCCTCAAGTTTTTGAGGCTGCTCTTACACCCGAAGCTTCTCTTATCCTTGAACCGTCTGAGCCTTGCACATTCGAAGCTGCTGAGCCTTGTCCTGCCCTTGAAACCACCGAGCCGTCTCTGCTGCTCGCGGAACCCCCCGAAACGACCCTTGATTCTTCTGAGGAGGCTCCCTGGGCTCCATCTTCCCTGACCCTGACAGAGTGCCAGTCCGTCTCGTCGGGCGTCTCGCGCATGCCGACGTCAGACTCGGCGATCTCGTTCAGCGAcaaggacgatgaggagacCCGGGAGCTGTCCACCCCTCCACCCTTGATGACTGAGACTGAGGACTCGGACTACTCAGAACCCCCCGAGCCCGTCGTGCCGTTCTCCGAACACTCCGTTCGTGACACCGACGAAGCCGACACAGCCGCCATCCACGACGATATGACGCCGTCAATGTCCCTCTCGCACTGGTCGCCGCGCGcgtccttcttcctccccgaCGAGGCAAGCGACAGCTACTTCTCCCACATGCGCAAGCTCTCCATCCCACGCCCGCTCTTCTCCCGCCCCGACTCAGGTGTGACGCCTCTCGGCCGCAGCCCCTTCTCGCACAAGCGGCAGTTCTCGTCGCCCACGGCGGGGTTGTTCGGCCTGCACGAGCCGCGGCGCCTCGATATCGGCCTCCGCGGCGCGCTGCTTGGCTTCGTCGCGCTGCAGAAGCAGGGCCGGCTCGAGCGACGGTCGTCGCAAGTGCTGCTGAGGCTCGAGAACGATCGGGGCATGGTCATCGTGCCCGGGGGCAGCCGGCGGAACAGCGAGACACGGGGGATTGGCGGGGCCGGATTCTTGGGGCTGGGCAACGTGTACGCGTTGTAA
- a CDS encoding Patatin-like phospholipase: MRLTDLDARLQKLRDWYTRKTPVELWLELLRHAEAFEDWEEAALHLDNLLGLDLWRNNPTSKFYDYRLINERLNSLITAREDGNLNKLVNLLRSGLIRNLGNITAPTLYNRSFAGTKYLIEEYITQIAEAVEDITHLPTTPGSDHHGAPVGLTNQMKLDFIHDTRQAFGRSTLVLQGGAIFGVCHLGVVKALFLRGLLPRIITGTATGALIAALVAIHTEEELPNVLKGEGIDLSAFSGKSRAEKGLQKDQSYATRWNTLLRRLKRFSREGYFLDVKVLEDCVRANVGDLTFEEAYNRSKRVLNITVATADQGGVPTLLNYLTAPNVLIWTAAVASNASTASLYGHRETTVLCKDAHGNIVPWAPANTIDFHHWTHVSYSERESPLLRIAELFNVNHFIVSQARPYLIPFLQSDMHGPSLMESRNSTTSITAFMARMVGLEIRHRLRQLDTLRLLPAGIRRFLVDEQVPGASMTLVPEVTAGDFVRLLETPTRETLDYWISRGERSVWPAVAALRIRCAVENELDRSYQTVRRLKAGGLRRKGSTAAAATMDNSNKDRRASSMGAAY; the protein is encoded by the exons ATGCGGCTGACTGACCTCGATGCGCGTCTGCAGAAACTCCGCGATTGGTACACACGCAAGACCCCCGTCGAACTATGGCTCGAACTCCTACGCCATGCCGAAGCCTTTGAAGATTGGGAAGAAGCTGCCCTGCATCTAGATAACTTGCTTGGACTGGACTTATG GAGAAACAACCCGACGTCCAAGTTCTACGACTACCGCCTCATCAACGAGCGCCTCAACTCGTTGATTACCGCAAGAGAGGACGGCAATCTTAACAAGCTGGTCAACCTCCTCCGCTCCGGCCTGATCCGAAACCTCGGCAACATCACTGCGCCGACCCTATACAACCGGTCCTTTGCCGGCACAAAATACTTGATCGAAGAATACATCACCCAAATCGCTGAGGCAGTCGAGGACATTACACATCTGCCAACAACCCCAGGCTCCGACCACCATGGAGCTCCCGTCGGGTTGACAAATCAGATGAAGTTAGATTTCATCCATGACACTCGACAGGCTTTTGGAAGAAGCACACTTGTTCTCCAGGGCGGTGCCATATTCGGAGTCTGCCACCTCGGTGTCGTCAAGGCGCTATTTCTGCGAGGCCTGCTCCCGCGGATTATTACCGGGACCGCGACGGGTGCTCTCATTGCCGCCTTGGTGGCCATCCACACCGAGGAAGAGCTCCCCAATGTACTCAAAGGAGAGGGCATCGACCTGTCGGCGTTTTCCGGCAAGTCGAGAGCCGAAAAGGGTCTGCAAAAGGACCAATCCTACGCCACGAGGTGGAATACCCTTTTGAGAAGACTGAAGAGATTCTCCCGTGAGGGCTACTTTCTCGACGTCAAGGTTTTGGAGGACTGCGTGCGAGCCAATGTGGGCGACTTGACTTTTGAAGAGGCATATAACCGAAGCAAGAGAGTCCTGAACATCACTGTTGCTACTGCCGACCAGGGGGGCGTTCCGACACTGCTCAACTACCTGACGGCGCCGAATGTG CTTATATGGACTGCCGCAGTGGCTTCGAACGCATCCACTGCCAGTCTCTATGGTCACCGAGAGACAACGGTGCTTTGCAAAGATGCACACGGGAACATCGTCCCTTGGGCACCGGCGAATACCATCGACTTTCACCATTGGACGCACGTTTCATATTCAGAACGCGAGTCACCACTCCTCCGTATAGCCGAGCTCTTCAACGTAAACCATTTCATTGTCAGCCAGGCTCGACCGTACCTCATTCCCTTTTTGCAAAGCGACATGCACGGTCCGTCACTCATGGAGTCGCGTAACAGCACGACGTCAATTACGGCTTTCATGGCCCGCATGGTGGGCTTGGAGATCAGGCATCGCCTGCGCCAGCTTGACACGCTGCGTCTCCTCCCGGCGGGTATACGTCGCTTCCTTGTCGACGAACAAGTACCAGGGGCTTCGATGACGCTAGTCCCCGAAGTGACGGCAGGTGACTTTGTGCGCTTGCTCGAGACCCCAACGAGAGAGACGCTGGATTATTGGATCTCAAGGGGCGAGCGGAGTGTCTGGCCCGCCGTTGCCGCGCTTCGGATTCGTTGTGCCGTTGAGAACGAGCTGGACAGGTCGTATCAGACCGTCCGTCGATTGAAGGCGGGTGGTCTCCGGAGGAAAGGTtcaacggcagcggcagcaactATGGATAATAGCAACAAGGATCGGAGGGCGAGCAGTATGGGGGCCGCATATTGA
- a CDS encoding GDSL-like Lipase/Acylhydrolase → MLSIKTALAALLFFSLLAQARPRCPTRDERQWVTIWGTMPQLCEPANLPPAPFVSLSHPTPDIETLADCNQNETGRVFRDATLRQTVKVSLAASTLRLQISNAFGGSDLPVTSVTIARTANNTAGTSAVDTNSLQVVTFSGGSGGFVVPNGAVVFSDPIELAVAAQSVVSVTIYLADGQSTNSVTAHPGSRTTSFLVRGDHVADADLGADATRTDHWYLISAIEAWVPKSDGSASAAVAIVGDSISDGRGSTTNANNRWPDRLLARMQDEPSTRGVAIVNEAAGGNRVLADGLGPNALGRIDRDVVAHSGVRYAVVFIGVNDIGTAGTTAAAQEAVGDRLVAAYDQMITRLHRFGIAVFGATITPLTGDGQPYSDPERERTRQRVNGWIRDSGRFDAVIDFDAIVRDPAAPERLRAEYDTGDHLHLNPAGYEAMAAGVDLALFEEFKDGVWSMT, encoded by the coding sequence ATGCTCTCCATCAAGACGGCCCTTGCggccttgctcttcttctcccttctGGCACAGGCGCGCCCGAGATGCCCCACGCGGGATGAGAGGCAATGGGTCACCATCTGGGGAACCATGCCCCAGCTCTGCGAGCCGGCCAACTTGCCCCCGGCGCCCTTTGTGAGTCTTTCTCACCCTACTCCTGACATCGAGACATTGGCTGACTGTAACCAGAACGAGACGGGCCGTGTCTTCCGCGACGCAACTCTCCGCCAGACCGTCAAGGTCTCGCTCGCGGCCTCAACCCTCCGCCTGCAGATCAGCAACGCCTTCGGCGGATCCGACCTGCCCGTCACCTCCGTCACCATCGCCCGCACGGCAAACAACACGGCCGGCACGAGCGCCGTCGACACCAACTCCCTCCAGGTCGTCACCTTCtctggcggcagcggtggcTTCGTCGTACCCAACGGCGCTGTCGTCTTCTCTGACCCCATCGAactcgccgtcgcggcccaGTCTGTCGTCTCCGTCACCATCTACCTAGCCGACGGCCAGTCGACCAATAGCGTCACGGCCCATCCGGGCagccggacgacgtcgttccTCGTGCGCGGCGAccacgtcgccgacgcggacctcggcgccgacgccaccCGGACGGACCACTGGTACCTCATcagcgccatcgaggccTGGGTGCCCAAGAGCGATGGCAGCGCGTCAGCGGCGGTCGCCATTGTCGGCGACTCCATCTCGGATGGCAGGGGCTCGACgaccaacgccaacaaccGCTGGCCTGACCGGCTTCTCGCGCGGATGCAGGACGAGCCCTCGACCCGCGGggtcgccatcgtcaacgaggccgccggcgggaaCCGCGTGCTGGCCGACGGGCTCGGCCCTAACGCCCTGGGTCGTATCGACAGGGACGTCGTCGCGCACTCGGGCGTGCGGTACGCCGTGGTTTTTATCGGCGTTAACGACATCGGCACGGCGGgaacgacggcggcggcgcaggaggCCGTGGGCGACCGGCTTGTGGCGGCGTACGACCAGATGATCACGCGGCTGCACCGGTTTGGCATCGCCGTGTTCGGGGCGACCATCACGCCGCTGACGGGGGACGGCCAGCCGTACTCGGATccggagagggagaggacgagGCAGCGGGTTAATGGGTGGATCCGCGACAGCGGGCGGTTCGACGCCGTGATCGACTTTGACGCCATCGTCCGGGACCCTGCAGCGCCCGAGAGGTTACGAGCCGAGTACGACACGGGAGATCATCTGCACCTCAACCCGGCCGGTTATGAGGCAATGGCGGCCGGTGTGGATCTGGCGCTGTTTGAGGAATTCAAGGACGGGGTCTGGAGCATGACAtag
- a CDS encoding U3 small nucleolar RNA-associated protein, whose protein sequence is MAKDQPFEQFSDEEEEVTSSEESELEEETPRQGKPKPVFDEKDSDEEELEKLVLGGKADFREQLFRNDVLGDIERLEKEQNLQLTKPDDPTLENVADHDLFFLDTGVPAAKGSQAGKATNQEQTDAEGAPAWEDSDDERLTVSLATATRLRKLRLTEAEDVVSGAEYSRRLRTQFLRLNPLPKWAQDSEEGRPAKRRRRSSAAATASDSSISSDEEGDDSSDTELSAAPLDKFLRDVRRLAGRDATGKTRLRPEVIDIQRTREIPDAHKAAVNNLSFHPKYPVLLSSSVSSVLYLHHLNPTAHPTPNPMLTSVQAKGVDVRRAEFLYPAGDQIFFAGRRKFFHSWDLESGHVQKTSQIQGHRLEHKTMERFKLSPCGRYMGLVASTRKGGGIINIVSTESRQWIAAARLDSRHGIADFAWWSTGDGLSILGKDGSVGEYSMEERKFLAVWRDEGCVGGIVIALGGHRGPELLGDDRWVAVGSSSGITNIYDRETLVKTSKTGEVSVETQPEPARRFEQLVTPITVLTFSPDGQLLAFGSRETKDALRLVHLPSCTVYRNWPTAQTPLGRITSVAFGRSSELLAVGNDTGKIRMWEIRS, encoded by the coding sequence ATGGCAAAAGACCAACCGTTCGAGCAGTTttccgacgaggaggaggaggtgaCTTCTTCGGAGGAgtccgagctcgaggaggagacgcCCCGCCAGGGCAAACCGAAGCCCGTTTTCGACGAGAAGGAttccgacgaggaggagctcgaaAAGCTGGTCTTGGGAGGGAAGGCCGACTTTCGCGAACAGCTCTTCCGGAACGATGTGCTCGGCGATATCGAACGACTGGAGAAGGAGCAGAACCTGCAGCTCACCAAGCCCGACGATCCTACACTAGAGAACGTTGCCGATCACgacctcttcttcctcgacaccGGCGTGCCCGCGGCCAAGGGCTCCCAGGCCGGAAAGGCGACCAACCAAGAACAGACTGACGCAGAAGGCGCGCCTGCGTGGGaagacagcgacgacgagcggtTGACGGTCTCTCTGGCGACCGCGACGAGGTTACGGAAGCTACGCCTCACCGAAGCTGAGGATGTGGTCAGCGGCGCCGAGTACAGCAGGAGACTGAGAACACAGTTCCTCCGCCTGAACCCCCTGCCGAAATGGGCGCAAGATTCCGAAGAGGGCCGGCCCGccaagagaagaagacgctcgtccgccgccgccaccgcctccgactcctccatcagctccgacgaagagggcgacgacAGCAGCGACACGGAGCTGTCCGCCGCGCCCCTCGACAAGTTCCTCCGCGACGTCCGTCGCCTCGCCGGCAGGGACGCCACAGGCAAGACCCGCCTCAGGCCCGAGGTCATCGACATCCAGCGCACTCGCGAGATCCCCGACGCCCACAAGGCTGCCGTCAACAACCTGTCCTTCCACCCGAAATACcccgtcctcctctcctccagcgTCTCGTCCGTGCTGTACCTGCACCACCTCAACCCGACGGCCCACCCGACGCCGAACCCGATGCTCACCTCGGTGcaggccaagggcgtcgacgtccgccgcgccgagtTCCTGTACCCGGCGGGCGACCAGATCTTCTTTGCCGGCCGGCGCAAGTTCTTCCACAGCTGGGACCTCGAATCCGGCCACGTGCAGAAGACGAGCCAGATACAGGGCCACCGGCTCGAGCACAAGACCATGGAGAGGTTCAAGCTCAGCCCCTGCGGGCGGTACATGGGCCTCgtggcgtcgacgagaaagggcggcggcatcatcaacatcgTCAGCACCGAGTCGAGGCAGTggatcgccgccgcgcggCTCGACAGCCGGCACGGTATCGCCGACTTTGCGTGGTGGAgcaccggcgacggcctctCGATCCTCGGCAAGGACGGCTCCGTCGGCGAGTATAGCATGGAGGAGCGCAAGTTCCTCGCAGTGTGGCGCGACGAGGGCTGCGtgggcggcatcgtcatcgcgCTGGGCGGCCACCGGGGCCCGGAGCTCCTGGGCGACGACCGCTGGGTCGCTGTCGGGTCCAGCAGCGGCATCACCAACATCTACGACCGCGAGACGCTCGTCAAGACGTCCAAGACGGGCGAGGTCAGCGTCGAGACGCAGCCCGAGCCGGCGCGCCGCTTCGAGCAGCTGGTCACGCCCATCACGGTGCTGACCTTCTCGCCCGACGGCCAGCTGCTGGCGTTCGGCAGCAGGGAGACCAAGGACGCGCTGCGCCTCGTCCACCTGCCCAGCTGCACCGTCTACAGGAACTGGCCCACGGCGCAGACGCCGCTGGGCAGGATCACGAGCGTGGCGTTCGGGCGGAGCAGCGAGCTCCTCGCGGTTGGTAATGACACGGGCAAGATTAGAATGTGGGAGATACGGAgttag
- a CDS encoding IdgA domain-containing protein, whose amino-acid sequence MILTRSSCRLARHALSQAQLCRGPSRAAPAGAVFDRRPQANSRNMSAAAHRTPAGLKDLLRVSEEVADAVANNKPVVALESTIYTHGALGNDLGLEDVVRRGGGVPAVCGILNGEPVVGLTEAEVAQMVDSGTASKVSRRDVAHLVGLGITGKKVHGGTTIAGTMLLARLAGVRIFGTGGLGGVHRGGENSMDVSADLTELGRTRVAVVSSGCKGFLDIPRTLEFLETHGAFVATFADGRTGKVDFPAFWARDSGTRSPLVVQTERDAAAMILAQERLGIESGMLFANPIPEEHAIPRAEMDVVIETAVTEAVEKGFTGSTNTPYVLGRIRELTRERSTLANKALVRANVARATKIAVELSKLLDGGAGSESVSSNTFVSGYDATAAKPAAPAKAPKLSKADVLVAGSVAIDLSCDYHPIGDKKDVSPHTHTSNPARINQSIGGVGHNVALAAHRVSKDISVRLCSLIGDDV is encoded by the exons ATGATCCTCACACGTTCGTCTTGCCGTCTGGCGAGACATGCGCTCTCCCAGGCACAGCTCTGCCGGGGCCCGAGCCGAGCGGCGCCTGCGGGTGCGGTGTTCGACCGGCGGCCTCAGGCGAACAGCCGCAACatgagcgccgccgcccaccggACCCCTGCCGGGTTGAAGGATCTACTGCGCGTGtccgaggaggtcgccgacgccgtcgcgaaCAACAAGCCCGTCGTCGCTCTGGAATCGACCATCTACACCCACGGCGCGCTGGGCAACGATCTCGGTCTGGAAGACGTcgtccgccgcggcggcggcgtgcccGCCGTCTGCGGCATCCTCAACGGCGAGCCTGTCGTCGGTttgaccgaggccgaggtcgcgcAGATGGTCGACTCCGGCACTGCCAGCAAGGTGTCGAGGAGGGATGTTGCCCACCTGGTTGGATTG GGCATCACAGGCAAGAAGGTCCACGGCGGTACGaccatcgccggcaccaTGCTCCTTGCAcggctcgccggcgtccgcatcttcggcaccggcggcctgggcggcgtcCACCGTGGTGGCGAGAACTCGATGGATGTCTCGGCGGACCTCACCGAGCTTGGCCGCACCCGCGTGGCCGTCGTCAGCTCCGGCTGCAAGGGGTTCCTCGACATCCCACGTACTCTCGAGTTCCTTGAGACGCACGGCGCCTTCGTCGCGAccttcgccgacggccgcacCGGCAAGGTCGACTTCCCCGCCTTCTGGGCCCGCGACAGCGGCACCAGGAGCCCCCTGGTGGTCCAGACGGAGCGTGATGCCGCAGCCATGATCTTGGCGCAGGAGAGGCTGGGCATCGAGTCCGGCATGCTCTTCGCCAACCCTATTCCCGAGGAGCACGCCATCCCCCGCGCCGAGATggacgtcgtcatcgagacggccgtcacggaggccgtcgagaagggctTCACGGGCTCCACCAACACGCCGTACGTCCTCGGCAGGATCAGGGAGCTGACGCGGGAGCGGAGCACGCTGGCCAACAAGGCCCTGGTGAGGGCCAACGTGGCGCGGGCCACCAAGATCGCGGTGGAACTCTCGAAGCTGCTGGACGGGGGCGCCGGCTCGGAATCCGT CTCTTCAAACACGTTTGTTTCTGGTTATGACGCCACCGCCGCGAAACCTGCGGCCCCGGCGAAAGCGCCCAAGCTGAGCAAGGCGGATGTTCTCGTAGCCGGGTCCGTGGCGATTGACTTGAGTTGTGACTACCACCCCATCGGGGACAAAAAGGATGTTTCACCGCATACGCACACGTCAAACCCTGCCCGCATCAACCAGTCCattggcggcgtcggccacaatgttgccctcgccgcccacagGGTAAGCAAAGATATCAGCGTACGCCTCTGCAGCTTGATCGGGGACGACGTGTAA